One segment of Rosa chinensis cultivar Old Blush chromosome 6, RchiOBHm-V2, whole genome shotgun sequence DNA contains the following:
- the LOC112172836 gene encoding acyl-protein thioesterase 2 — MSYNNPTTGSGSGTARGRFEFGRTHVVRPKGKHQATIVWLHGLGDKGSSWSQLLETLPLPNIKWICPTAPSRPVALFGGFPCTAWFDMGDISEDAPDDMEGLDASAAHVANLLSTEPADIKLGVGGFSMGAATALYSATCRALGQYGNGNPYPVNLSAIVGLSGWLPCSRTLRNRMEGSHEAARHAASLPILLCHGSGDDVIAHKHGEKSAQTLSAAGFRNLMFRTYNGLGHYTIPEETDEVCAWLTASLGLEGSRSY; from the exons ATGAGCTACAATAATCCCACTACTGGTTCTG GTAGTGGAACTGCTAGAGGGAGGTTTGAGTTTGGGAGGACACATGTGGTCAGGCCAAAAGGGAAACACCAAGCAACTATAGTTTGGCTACATGGCCTTGGTGATAAGGGCTCAAG TTGGTCCCAGCTCTTGGAAACCCTTCCTCTTCCAAAT ATCAAGTGGATTTGCCCTACTGCTCCTTCTCGGCCTGTAGCATTATTTGGTGGATTTCCTTGCACTGCTT GGTTTGACATGGGGGACATTTCAGAAGATGCTCCTGATGACATGGAGGGGTTAGATGCCTCAGCAGCGCATGTTGCAAATCTCTTGTCAACAGAGCCTGCTGATA TAAAATTAGGTGTTGGAGGCTTCAGCATGGGTGCTGCAACTGCCCTCTACTCTGCCACATGCCGCGCTTTAGGGCAATATGGAAATGGAAACCCATATCCAGTTAACCTTAGTGCAATTGTTGGTCTAAGTGGCTGGCTGCCATGTTCGAG GACCTTAAGGAACCGGATGGAGGGGTCGCATGAGGCTGCAAGGCATGCAGCATCCTTGCCCATTTTGCTGTGTCATGGCTCAG GTGATGATGTGATTGCACATAAACATGGAGAGAAATCCGCACAGACCTTAAGTGCAGCTGGATTTCGAAATCTCATGTTTAGAACATACAATGG TCTGGGCCATTATACCATCCCTGAAGAAACCGATGAAGTTTGTGCTTGGCTGACTGCAAGTTTGGGGCTTGAGGGATCCCGATCTTACTAG
- the LOC112173347 gene encoding ammonium transporter 2 member 5 — protein MNNTYALPPGLMYDEASPDWMSKADNAWQLTAATLVGMQSVPGLIILYGGAVKKKWAVNSAFMAFYAFACVLLCWVGWGYHMSFGSPLFSSAPFWGRADVALDQKYLFTQAFLGKFPNATMVYFQFVFAAITLILIAGALLGRMNFYAWMLFVPLWLTFSYTIGAYSIWSPKGWLAVRGIIDYSGGYVIHLSSGVAGFTAAYWVGPRSTKDRERFPPNNILLMLTGAGLLWMGWTGFNGGDPYVVSMDASLAVLNTHVCTATSLLTWLALDVIFFRKPSVIGAVQGMITGLVCITPAAGVVQGWAAIIMGLLSGSIPWYTMMVVHKKSRLLQKVDDTMAVLHTHAIAGSLGGLLTGFFAHPKLNNLFYGYYAQYVGLFYGFDMRKAHLGLRQVGIQLIGVIFVVTLNVVVTSLVCLLVQLIVPLRMSEEDMEIGDEAAHGEEAYAIWGQGEKMDVAYDLESSAKRKPRSAGNIEMA, from the exons ATGAACAACACCTATGCTCTCCCTCCTGGCCTCATGTATGATGAGGCCAGTCCAGATTGGATGAGCAAAGCCGACAACGCATGGCAGCTGACCGCTGCAACTCTGGTTGGCATGCAAAGTGTTCCTGGCCTCATAATCCTATATGGCGGTGCGGTGAAGAAGAAATGGGCTGTGAACTCAGCTTTCATGGCATTCTATGCTTTTGCTTGTGTTCTTCTGTGTTGGGTTGGTTGGGGATATCACATGTCTTTTGGAAGTCCACTCTTCTCATCAGCTCCATTTTGGGGGAGGGCTGATGTGGCATTGGACCAAAAGTATCTTTTTACGCAGGCGTTTCTTGGGAAGTTCCCAAATGCCACAATGGTGTACTTTCAGTTTGTATTTGCAGCAATCACTTTAATTTTGATTGCTGGAGCTCTTCTGGGAAGGATGAACTTTTATGCTTGGATGTTGTTTGTGCCACTCTGGCTGACATTTTCATACACCATTGGAGCATATAGTATTTGGAGTCCAAAAGGGTGGCTTGCCGTGAGAGGAATAATTGATTATTCTGGTGGTTATGTGATCCATCTCTCTTCTGGAGTTGCTGGTTTCACAGCAGCCTACTGG GTCGGTCCTCGTTCAACCAAGGACAGGGAAAGGTTCCCTCCAAACAACATTCTTCTTATGTTGACGGGAGCAGGGTTGCTCTGGATGGGATGGACAGGGTTCAATGGAGGAGACCCTTATGTAGTCAGTATGGATGCTTCATTGGCTGTCTTGAACACTCATGTCTGCACCGCTACCAGCTTGCTAACTTGGCTAGCGCTTGATGTCATCTTTTTCCGCAAGCCTTCTGTCATCGGAGCAGTTCAAGGCATGATCACTGGTTTAGTTTGCATCACCCCAGCTGCTG GAGTTGTGCAAGGATGGGCAGCCATAATAATGGGGCTTCTCTCCGGCTCAATTCCTTGGTACACCATGATGGttgtccacaagaaatccaGGCTTCTTCAGAAAGTTGATGACACAATGGCTGTCCTACACACTCATGCTATCGCCGGATCCCTTGGTGGACTCCTCACCGGTTTCTTTGCCCATCCAAAGCTCAATAATTTGTTCTATGGCTACTATGCTCAATATGTTGGTCTATTTTATGGTTTTGACATGCGAAAAGCCCATCTCGGGCTTCGTCAAGTAGGAATTCAACTTATCGGGGTAATCTTCGTTGTTACACTAAATGTTGTGGTGACAAGCCTCGTatgccttttggtgcaactcaTTGTGCCTCTGAGAATGTCTGAAGAGGATATGGAGATTGGTGATGAAGCAGCTCATGGTGAAGAGGCTTATGCTATCTGGGGTCAAGGTGAAAAGATGGACGTAGCATATGATTTAGAGTCATCTGCAAAACGTAAACCCAGGTCTGCTGGAAATATTGAGATGGCATAA